The uncultured Trichococcus sp. DNA segment AGGATTTTTTCCTGAAAGGGGTGAGGGATGTGCTGCAGGCATTCCGATTGACTTTTGAAGAAAAGCGGATGTGGATGACTTTGGGCGGCAGTGTCCTCTTTGCGTTCGTGCTGGCGATCGGGGTCATTCTGATCGACACGCGGTTGATCACAGCGCTTGATTATTTTCCGGCCTTTTTGCTGACGAGCGTCAACTTGGCCAAATCCATACTGAGCCTGTTGGCGGGGTCGCTCTTCTCAGTGGCTACCTTCACGTTTGCTACGATGCTGTCCGTCATTTCCTTCTACTCCTCCAACTTCAGTCCGCGTACAGTCGAAAATTTTCTTTTGCACAAGACCTCCATGCAGACGTTGGGAATTTTTCTGGGGGGCTTCATTTACTGTCTTTCATCCTTATTCTTTATGCGCAGTTCGGAAAATGAACAGCTAGTCATTTCCGCGACGGTCGCCCTCGTCTATGCCCTAGCCTGTGTCACCTACTTCATAAAGTTCGTCTATAATGTTGCAACGTCTGTGCAATTGGAAAAACTGGTGAATAAAGTCTACAAAGAGGCGGATACAATAGTCGATGAGACAATCGAGTACTTTCAGGAGAAACCGGTATTTGACCATCTTCCCCAATTAGAGACTTTGCATCAATACACGCTCCATGCGGATAAAAATGGTTATGTAGAATATATCAACTTCGAGCGTTTGGTGGAGCTGAGCACAGAATTTGAGGGGATTACGGTATTGCGCTTCAGGGTGGGGGAATTTCTTTCCGTCAATGAACCGCTGGCCATTTTTTACACGAACCGAAAATTGGAGGATGAGCCGCGGCTGCAGGAAGTGCTGAACCGCAGCTTGACTTACGAAACGGAACCCTCCACGATGTTCGATCCGAATTTTGCCCGTAAAAAATTGGTGGAAATTGCGTTGCGGGCAGTTTCGCCGGGAATCAACGATCCGAATACGGCGATTCACATCCTGCATTACAAGGCTTTATTGGATGCCAAGTTTGCCCGTCTGCCGGGAAGATTTGTTTTGATGGGAGAAGAAAAGACGGACTTCGAAGAGGAAACATTGCGTTACAGCGGATGCGTATTCTATGATTTCAATAATTTCTCCAAAGACTTATATGAAAGCTATTGGCAGTTGATCCACTACATGAAGACGGATATTTCCGGAGTTGTGGCCCTGTTTGATTCGTTGCTGACGGTCGCTTATGCGGCTCATCCGAAGAAATTAAGCTACATAAAGGATTACAGCAATTATCTGTCCAATCTGACGAGTCCGAATTTCACGGAAAGATTGGACCGGCAAAATATCGAGGAACGGCAAGAGCATATTCTGGGGATCACCTGCGATGAACAAAAATAAAGAAGAGGAATTCGAGCATGCTCGAGTTCCTCTTCTTTATGCGGTACGGCACCACTGAATGGTGGCTACAGGCATTCATTTCTCGTTCTTGCCGGAAAGGGTGTGGGGTTTGATTTGAAGGAGAGCGGTATAGGATTGATCCTTCAGCCGGATCGTTCCGGGATCGGCGAAGAAATCGTTCGTCAATGCGACGATAGGTCCAATCAGGCCAATCAAAGCGATCAGGTTCGGGATGGCCATCAGACCGTTGAACAGATCGGAAATCTCCCAGACGGCATCCACGGTCGCGACTGCTCCGAAGACGAGGGAACCGATGAAGAAGACCCTATAGACAAGGATGGCTTTTTGGCCGGCGATATATTCGATCGCTTTTTCAGAATAATAATACCAGGCGATGATGGTCGCGAAGGCGAACAGGACGATGCCGACCGAAATGATGTATTCCCCGCCCGGGATGACTGCGCTGAATGCCCGATTGGACATTTCCGTGCCATCGATCGAGGCATCCTTCCAGGTTCCGCTGATGATGATCACCAAAGCGGTGATGGTGCACATGATGATCGTATCGAAGAAGACTTCGAAAGCCCCCCAACAGCCTTGGCGCGCCGGATGATCGGTGTTGGCGGTGGAGTGGGCAATCGGAGCGCTCCCGAGACCCGCTTCATTCGTGAACACTCCCCGGGCGACACCGATCCGGGCCGCATACATCAAGGAAGCTCCCGTAAAACCACCGACAGCTGCCGTGCCGGTGAAGGCATCCGTGAAAATCGTAGCGAGGGCGGAGGGGATTTGGCTGCGCTGCACAATCAGGATAAAGATGGCGGCGCCGGTATAGATCAGCGACATGAAGGGGATCACTTTTTCCGCTACGCTTGCGATCCGCTTGATGCCCCCCACCACGACCAAGGCCACAAAGAGTGCCAAGAGCAGTCCGCTTGCCAAAGCGGGGATGGAAACGGCATCCTTCAGACTGCCGGCTACGGCGTTCGCCTGGACGATGTTGCCGCCGCCGATCGAAGAAAAGGCCGTCAATAGGCAGAAAAGATAGGCCAACTTTGGCCAACCAAGGCCTTTGCTGATGTAATACATAGGACCGCCCACATATTCACCCTTTGCGTTCTTCTCGCGGTAAGCGAGCGCCAAGGTTGTTTCCGCATATTTTGTGACCATGCCGAGGATAGCGGAAATCCACATCCAAAAGATGGCGCCTGGCCCACCGACGCTGATGGCAACGGCCACACCGACGATATTCCCGGTACCGACCGTGCCGGCCAGAGCCGTGCAGACCGCCTGGAAGGGGGTGATCGTGCCGGCTTCGATTTCCTTCGGCTTCCGTAAAATCGTCGCCAGCGTGTTGGCCATCACCGTCCCGAAGCGGATGAAGATGACGGCTTTGGTTTTGACCGTCAGATAGAGCCCGGTCCCCAGCATCAGGATCAGCATGGGGATGCCCCAGATGATCGTGTCATTCAGCCATTTTACGATTTCCATCATGTTTGCCTCCTTTGTCGGAGAACCGACAGGAACAATAAGTCACTTCAGCGGAAGGATAAATTTCTTCATACTTACTTTATTTCACTTTATGTTTGCGTCCATACAGACTGCTGACGGTGAGCGAAGTGCCGACCAAGCCCAAAATGATGATGTAGCCGGCAATAAAGCCGGCCGAAATGTACCCGCTGAGCGTCAAGGCAAATGCCGCCAACAGGTCAGCGCCCTGGTAGGAAAGCGAACTGAAGGCCAGATAGGAAGCTTGCTTGTCTTCAGGCACGAGGTCGACTTTGCGGGCATTGATGTTCGGGGAGGAAGCCAACTCGCCGATGGTCGCCAGAACCATCAACGGAATCAGGACGTAGATGTTGTTCATGACGGCAATCAAACCATAGCTGACGACATA contains these protein-coding regions:
- a CDS encoding DUF2254 domain-containing protein, whose translation is MLQAFRLTFEEKRMWMTLGGSVLFAFVLAIGVILIDTRLITALDYFPAFLLTSVNLAKSILSLLAGSLFSVATFTFATMLSVISFYSSNFSPRTVENFLLHKTSMQTLGIFLGGFIYCLSSLFFMRSSENEQLVISATVALVYALACVTYFIKFVYNVATSVQLEKLVNKVYKEADTIVDETIEYFQEKPVFDHLPQLETLHQYTLHADKNGYVEYINFERLVELSTEFEGITVLRFRVGEFLSVNEPLAIFYTNRKLEDEPRLQEVLNRSLTYETEPSTMFDPNFARKKLVEIALRAVSPGINDPNTAIHILHYKALLDAKFARLPGRFVLMGEEKTDFEEETLRYSGCVFYDFNNFSKDLYESYWQLIHYMKTDISGVVALFDSLLTVAYAAHPKKLSYIKDYSNYLSNLTSPNFTERLDRQNIEERQEHILGITCDEQK
- a CDS encoding sodium:alanine symporter family protein, with amino-acid sequence MMEIVKWLNDTIIWGIPMLILMLGTGLYLTVKTKAVIFIRFGTVMANTLATILRKPKEIEAGTITPFQAVCTALAGTVGTGNIVGVAVAISVGGPGAIFWMWISAILGMVTKYAETTLALAYREKNAKGEYVGGPMYYISKGLGWPKLAYLFCLLTAFSSIGGGNIVQANAVAGSLKDAVSIPALASGLLLALFVALVVVGGIKRIASVAEKVIPFMSLIYTGAAIFILIVQRSQIPSALATIFTDAFTGTAAVGGFTGASLMYAARIGVARGVFTNEAGLGSAPIAHSTANTDHPARQGCWGAFEVFFDTIIMCTITALVIIISGTWKDASIDGTEMSNRAFSAVIPGGEYIISVGIVLFAFATIIAWYYYSEKAIEYIAGQKAILVYRVFFIGSLVFGAVATVDAVWEISDLFNGLMAIPNLIALIGLIGPIVALTNDFFADPGTIRLKDQSYTALLQIKPHTLSGKNEK